From the genome of Podarcis muralis chromosome 3, rPodMur119.hap1.1, whole genome shotgun sequence:
TCCACCTTTCTTGTGGGCAAGTCTTCTTCTACAGTCTCAGCATGGAGAGGTTCAAGCTTCTCATTTATCATAGAAATATTGGTTTCTGGTTTCTGCAGTTGGCCCTTGGATTCCACCTTCTGTACATGGGTCTCAGTTACCACAGAAACCTCTGTGTCTTTGTTCTGGATGCAGGCCTCAACTACAACATTCTCTGTGCTTCCTGGTAGTAAGCCAAGTGTGGCATGTTTGGCCATACCTAGGTCACTGACTTCAGTTACTGCATTCTGCACTGGAACTTCAGTTATCTTGCTCTGGATGGGTGCCTCAAGCACAAAAACTTCAGCACAGGGAGGCtcagcttcttttatttctttttgcacAGGGGCTTTTACCTCATCTGCAGCAGTTACTAATTTAGCTTCCAAGTCAGGTATGGTGTTCACCACTTGTTCAAGTTTCTGGGAGAACTGAGGCTTCTCTTCATGTGATATTTTTGCCAATTCATCAACTGCTCGACCAGTATCTGTAATCCCACCTTCAACTGCatcttttaaatttgttttggcTTCCTTTACCAAGTCACCAACATTTACTTCTGGCCCTTCTTCAGGGGTTACTGTGATAATGACAAATCCTTCCTCTTCAGCAGTCTGTTTTTCAATGATTTCTTGAACAATTTCTTGTTCAATCTTTGAATCATGACTCTCATCAGTCTTATCCAAGCTAACAGTTTCTTTCGAGCTTTCCTTCACCTCTACACAAATGTCATTACTCTTCTCCAACGCTTCCTTCAAACTACTTTCTTTAGCTTCATCTTGACTTTGACTACTTTCACTAACTTGGATATCTGTCTTCTCTGGTTCTTCCTTTGAGGGTGGTTCTGCCTCTTGAAATATCATAGCAGTTTCTTGCCCTGTTTTATCTATTTTCTCAGGCAGAATTGTTTCCTGTGCTTCGCTGGACAATTTAACTCTTTCAGCAACTTCTTGCAGAATTtcctgtgtttgtttatttagttcTTCTAGGTTTTGCTGGCTTTCCTCTACCTCCTGCACAGGTGTTACTATTTCTGTTGTATCAGGGGACTCGGTTAGCCTTGAAACTGCTGAAACCATTTCCGTTGTCTCTTCAGCACAGGATACTTCAGCTGTTTCTTCAACACCTGAAGCTTCTTCTCTGGCTGTGATTGCTTCTGAGGTTAGTGTGTCACCGCTAAACTCCTTTTGAATTTCTGGCATGACTTTAGTAACCACCACCATTTCTTCCACAATTCCAGTTTCAGAGATCtgatcaatatgtttctcttcaTCTTCCTTTGCATGTTCAATGGACTCTGTCACAGCAGCCGATATCCAAGATGGTGATCTTTCTTCAATACTTGTAACTGCTCTCTCTCCTTCTACCATTGTGACAGTAACTGCATGAACTAGTCCTTCATTGGACTGCTCAATAATCAAAGTACTTTCTGACTGGTCTGAAGTTTTCTTAGTTAAATCATCTTGTTTTGCCTTTTGAGCTTCAAACTTCTCTTGTTCAGCAGCATCATACTCTGATAAAGGAACAACGGCTGGAACATCAGAGTCGTCCTCATGGATTTCAGTCATTTCTTCTCCAGCTTCCTGAACAGGAGCATGTTCTGGTATTCCATCTGACTTCTTCTTCCTACGACCAGGCATTAGTTTTTTAAATGAAACCCATGATTCTTCTTTTCCAGACTCTCCATCTGAAGTATAATGTTCTAAACTTGGAGCTGTGGAAGATTCTTCATTTCTCTCTTCCATTTTTGTTTTAGATTTTCTTCTTGGGGTTACTAGTCTTTTAAAGGACTCCCATGTTGAAACTCCCTCACCTTCAGATGGGCTTCCAGCTTGTTCTGGTGAAAAACCTCCTTGTCCTTGATCACTTTCTTGTGAGCTAGTAATGGTCATGCTTGGTGCTGTTTCTTTATTGGGCCCATTTTCATCTATTTTCTGTCCTTCTTGAGCAAGTCTTTGTCCTACCTCTTCATCAGAAGTTGATGATTTTCTGGTTCTTTTCTTAGATGAACCTACACAAATTAAGGCTTCCCATGATACAGAAGTATCAACCTTTCTCTTGGGCTCATCTATGCTTTTTTCTAATTTCTGTTCCTCAACATTTTCTTTTATATCATCCTGCTCTTCACAAGGTGCACTTTCAGTTGAAGATAGAGTAGCAGTCTTTGCCTTCTCAAGTTCTTCTTCCTTATCACTTTCAGAAAGCCTCCTGACCCGTTTCTTAGGAGtcaccatttttttaaatgatgcccAAGGTGTAACAATGTCTCTTTTCCTCTCCATATCTGAAGTAGAACCATCTTCCGTTTCAGTGGTCTGTGCTGCATCTGTAACTTTTCCTACAGATTCTGTTGTTTCTTCAGGGGAAGAAGCAGAGCTTTCTCCTCTTGGATCTTCTGGACTTTCTGCAGAATCAGACAACTGCTGTGCTTGTTCTGCTGCTTCCCCTAGCTtagcttcttctcttcttcctttatGTTTCTTTGCTGACAACTTCTTTAAGCTTGAACTTGTAAAAAGCTTTTTTAGGGGGCTGCCTTGTAACTTGGCTCTTTCTTGAGATGAAAGTAATTCAACTTCATTTGTAATGACTTCTAGAGGTTTGATTGTTGCTGAATCTCCACTGCTTGGCTCAGTTTGCTTGAGTGGCTCATTTGCTAGTTCAACCAAGCTTTCTTTGACTTTTAGCTGTTCATCAGTGGCTTGTCCTTTAATCTCAACATCAGTTTCAACGAACTGTTCAAGAACAAGTTTTGATTTTTCAGCTGGTTTTGGTTCTTTCTTCTCCACAGTAGTGTTAACATCAGTGCATATCTCTGTGGGTCTGTCATCAAAATTTTCCGTTGCCAGAGGAGCCTTCGGTTCAGATATGGCTTCAACTATTTCAAAATGCTCCTCAGGCGTTTCTATAGGCATTGGAGAAGTTGGTGCAGACTGATCTGTTTTTCCTTCAAATACTTCAGTTGCCAAAGGAGCTGCTAGCTCAGATTTTTTCTCAGATGATGCAAGAGGGCTATGCTCCAGGGCCATTTGAAATTTTTGTGCAGGTTCCAAGTTCTCCTCCAAGTCGATTTTATTCAAGCTTTTACTGGGTTCTATGTCTACACTTTCAGCAGACATTTGTGGTGATGGCTGTTCAAAGGCAGCAACAGCTTCCTCCTTATGTGTTTCTGTTGAGACATCTATCATTTTTGTTTCTTCTCTTTCTACTATAGCGTCACTGGCTTCTATAGACACTTCTGCCTTCTCTTTGTCTGgtatgggtttttctttttctgattcTTCAGTGGGAGTGGCTTCCTCTTTTATCACTCCTTTTTCTTGCTCCTGCATTTCTCTCTCAGTGGCTTGCTGTTCTTCTTCTTTAGGTTTCCTGAAACTTGTCCTTTTCCTAAACCCAGCCCAACCCTGGGTAAAGAACTTTCTTAGGGGTGATGCTGTTTCATTAGTTAATGGACTTGTTGGAGACTCTGGAGACTTGCTACCATCACTTTTAATCTCGGTCTCCTTGCTTCCTGCTTCAACAGGACCTTCTGTTACCTTTTCAGGAGAAATTTCTTCTTTTGTCTGCTCAGTCTGAGTTTCTTGCTCAGTCTTTTCTACAGGGTAGGGCACCTCACTTTGTGTTTCCTCCTCCACTGTATCTAGCCTGATTTCTTTACAATCTCCAGCTCCTTCCGATAGCACTTCTGTCTCATCTGCTTTCACATTCAGCAACTGAACAGGTTCTGCTTTTTCAGTCTTTTCCTTTCTGACGGTAAATTTGAATCCAACGaacttaaaaacttttttaaatccAACATCATTTGCTGATGGAGATTCACCAGGTTCTGCCTGCTCttccactttttcttcttctgatggCAATTGCTGATCAGCATCTTCTGCATCTTTCTGTTCCACATCTATGTTAGATTTATCGGGTGATTCTGCTGGCTTGGTCTCCATATTTTCAGCTGGCTCTTCTTTTAGAATCACATTTGCAGTTTCTCTTTGTCCAACTGTAAGagacatttaaaagcaataaataattaGGCATTCTGTTATCACAATTCTATTTAAATTGCATAAGAAGTAGAAATAATCACTATTCCTCTAATCCTAGgcacacttatttgggagtaaggcTATGGGACTTAGTTCCAAGTAAACCCATATAGGAATACACTGCACTATTATTAAAACTcaaatgcattgaaattaatgagcttaAACATATTCAATTTTGTACAAGACATTATATTGTGGacattatatacagtcataccttggttgccaaacgccttgtgacttgaaagttttggctcccgaacgccgcaaacccagaagtgagtgttccggtttgcaaacttttttgtaacccaaatgtctgacgcggcttctgattgagtgcaagaagctcctgcagccaatcagaagctacgccttggtttttgtacattttcagaagtcaaatggacttccagaatggattccaattgagaaccaaggtatgactgtatgtcttTTAAAATGCATGATAAAAATAGATTCCATTATTTTAAGGGTATCTatgcataaaattaacaaaaCATAATTATATAGAGAGATAATGAAGTAAAATAAAGTCACTTCAAAATTTGGTTGGAAGCTTCATACTGGAAAAACCTAGGGCATATCAAAAGAATTTTAAATAAACTGTGGACATTGGAAAACAAATATTTTGCTTTCAGAATTTTGATAATGTAAAGGCAGCCACACCATGTTCCCAACCTGACATTCTACTTCCAAAATTTAaggagttaatttttttaatagtATCTGAGTCAAGCCAGCAGCCGAGACCATAGTCTATTTTCATTAGTTAAGAGGCTTTACTTGTTTTATATTTCTGTAAACCACATTGaggtttcttacaatcaagcagtttatcaattttataaaacaaacaataaattttGGTTGTGATTCCTGGAATACCTGCTCCATGCCTTGCAAGccttttttccacctggcctaggagggAGGGGCCCTGAATGATTGACTCCAGGAGGCTGCTGAGGTACTGTttagggatttgtttgtttgctattattgctgttaatttttgtatctttatttttaggtATTATgatttatgttgaaattgttcagtttcgttgtgcactttttgatgtgttttacttttgctttgtttgtaattatataaatctttttatgttgtaagccaccctgagcaTGGATTTAAttaggaaaggcagcatacaagtaaaatgatgatgatgaaaaatacACTGTGCAGCAGAAATAAGCCCAACACTTTATCTCAAGACAGCACAAATGCCTAGGTAAATAGGTATGTACCAAGTTGTCAACAAAAACTCCCAAAATGAAGTTATCTGGTGTATCACTAGAGGGAGCGAATTCCACAGGCAAAGTGCCACAatgttaaataaatgaattatGTGAAGAACCATAGTTTTGTCTGTCCTGGGCATCTGCTGGATTAAGAAGAAGGAGTATTTTCTGACATATTAATTAtatagcaaaagaaagaaaaaacaaatctgTTTCTCTGCTTTTGCTGTAAAGCAATCTTTTAAAAGTACCCCTCTATTAAAAAtgctccataccctctaacaacTAAATCACATCTGATCTGATTTGCATTACATTAAGCACATTTCCTGACCATGATCAAACCATaataaagcaataatcaatggcAACTTGCCCTTCCATACAGATGGCTTCCATCTCCAGCCACCCCCAGAATAATTCCTCAAGAGATGTATGCATACTTTCAGAGAGCACTAACATTTTATAGTCATTATCTGCAATGCAGTACCTTCCATATCAACAGGCCAAGCAATTCAAATCTGAACGATTTCCAGTTACCTAAGAACCTTGACTACATATAATTGTACTAGATTTGGCCAAGTACAGTATTGGGCCTCTGTTTCCAGGCTTTTTACAGGAGGAGAAATCCAGGTCTACTACTACTGCTGTAATTGGACCTGCTTAATCACAAAGACCTATCACTAGCAACCTTCAAATCATCCACTAGACTCCTATGATACACTGCATGCATTTAGCTTTACTTAAAATTGCAATGAGATGAAGCTGCAGTAAGTGGCCTGAGAATGTTTGCTTGTCAAAAGAAAAGTGTCCATATTTAGGATGCTTCTGTGAGAAATCCAGTTGCACCATAACTTTACTTTGAGACTTTCTGGTGAATGCTTTGaagaccaaaaaaaccccacctctacCTGAAGAACTGTTCAGCTACAATTTGTTACCAATTTTTTAATACTTCAGTAAAGACAAGATCTACCCTGCCAGACATTTTGAGAATTTGGATTGGAAAATCTTATTACTAGGAATGCATTTTAGTTGATGCTGTTCTTTTAattggatttattttttgttgttttattccgTATCAAGCCACCTTGAAGACTACATGGTGGAATATTAGCCACCAGACTAAGTTCAATGTGCTGGTTTTAGTGTATAAAACCCTATACAAATTGGAATCAGGATACCGAAATATCATCTCACCCCTTACATATCCAGTTGACCCCTGCACTCTGCAGGTGAAGAAGGCCGCCCGCAAATACTATTTTATTATGAGCTCTGTTCTGCACAATTTAGGTATTAGGCTTTTAGTGCTGTGGTACCTACCCTTCTGAATTCATTCTCTTTAAATATTAAACAGACTGCCCCCCCCATCTCTGTTGTCTTGTTGGTGCCTActaaagaccttcctcttcctacAAGCCTTTTAGGTTGagttctttcccagtctgcatctgtgttcaaattgtttttaatgtgtttttactgcttgttgtttgccaccctaaactcctttgggaggaagtgtAGGATATAATTTCTATGAATTTAAGCAGAATATAAGTTAAAACATAAACAAATTGGTCCCAGAAAGCATTAGCTGTTGAGATACACATTCCTCTTGCTACTAATACACCattttaaactgtggtttaaaggCTAGCACACAGCATGTGGGTGCATGCTGCTGAAAGGACAGGCATTTCACTTCTCCTCTGCTCCAGCTATCACCATGCTGCTAGGAGCTGAGccgtggtttggcttagtgttatgttcgAACCAAGGTTTGTAGCTTGTTTTCCCCAAACAAGCCACATTCCCAGCAGAGGAGCAAAATTGCTACAGCAGTTTGCagctttaaaccatagtttagtttaACTCTCATTTAAAGTGACTTGTGAAGCAGACCATAATATTTAGAAATTAATGACTGCAAGTTTATCAGGCGCTGTCTTATTTTTCCATTGTCATTTGACATGTCAGAAGCAAAACCATTATCTTCAAAAAGAAAAACTAATTTGTTGACAAAAATGAACAGCAGAGGGCAGTATTTCATTGCTATTTTACTTAACAAATCTCAAGGTTTATGTGAAATACTAGGTGCATAATATAGACGAGATTGGATATAACTacattcaatgtattttttaaaaatcaagatatGCTATGCTTATGGATTCATAAGAAAAAGCATGCCGAAACAAAATAACTTTCAATGATGCCTATGAATAGCAACgatgccaataaaataaaattcactgAAAAAGTATGATTACTGCTTTTAAGAGTACTAATTACAATTCTAGAAACGTTTACCCCAGATCAACTTGAAAATGCTGAAAACCGCAGTGTGTCAAGGAGTGGCTCCACCCAAACATCCAAATATTGTACCCCAAGGCTTCTTTAGCCACACCCTGTCCTACATCAAGTCTCCTCCATAGTTCCATTCTGTGAGTGCCCAACAACGCTGCTCACTATTGGAAGAAGCCCTCCATTACTTTGCAGAGTAGCTTTATGTGCAGTTACATCAAAGGGATGGTGTAAACAAGGTTGAATTCAGGTCTATAGACATTCAAAACTATCTGTCAACCAGAGAGAACAGTGTCTCTCAGTATAACTCTGCTGTTTGTGGTTTGCTTCACTGAAATGCCAGTTCATACTTATATATGGCAGTAATGACTCAATGAAGTCAGCATTACTGACTTTGTTCTTAATTGTGCAGTGTGAAAAGAAGTGACGAGACAGCTTAACTGAATGTCACATGTATACATGTAATGAAATTTCagctagctttttttttttaaaaggttccgTTAAGTTTCATCTCCCCCTGTGCCCCCAATACTTTGGGGTAGAGGaagattttaatctgaaaaatagGACCTTGAAGAAGAATCAACTCTAGCACTGTAATCACAATTTTAATTTATACTTTAGACACCAGCATGACTTTTTCAGATTTCTACGTAACCAGCTGAGATTCTCTCACTCCTGTactatacctttttaaaaaaaaccttaatgaGGCGTTAGAATGATTTAAGCCTTCTCTGTCACTGAATGAGAAGCAGAACAAAGAGTAAAAGGCACCCTTTTCTTAGTCCTCTGATCAAGCCAAGAAGATCTGGCAAGGTATGCATGCAGGTGGTGTAAATGAGAACATGCACATTCAAAATCATGATACTCATCCAGTCCCACTCCACAGGCTGGATGAGTCACGGAAATACACATTACAACTATGGCTACTAGTTGTTGCAAGTACTTGTACTCAATCTCTCTTCACTACAACTTCCCTTTGTATAATACACAGGCACTCATTTATTCCCACAGTTGATATTGATGTGGTTGGTACTATAGAGCTTATCTTACTTAGTACGTGCTGTTAGAAATTTAGGTCCAACATTCACAGTCATTTGACATACaatgtaaaaagaaaacacttcctTATTACTCTAAATAAATGTGTTATTAGGGAAAACTCTATAGCTTGGGCCTTAAAGCAGTTGTTTTATGACGATGCCCTGATTAGGAAGATAAACTATCCATTCCAACATGAATAGAATCAAGTGAGTGTCTACTGCCACAATACCTAAAAAGTGTTACACATACATTTTACTTCTAACAAACATTTCAAACTTTTTTCGTTTCCCCCACCTTCTCACTCtccttacaagaaaggagagataCCATTTCTTGCAGTTGGAAGACAAAAAGTATTTCTCAGGCTGCAATAGTTAAATCTGAAACACCTCATGTGCTTGCAGTCAACCATGTCAACATCTGGAGCTGgttgactctccccccccccccccggatttgcTGCCCTGCCCTGGATTTTCTCCATGAATTCTCTACATTCTGTATCCATCAGATATATGTCATACACGCCCGGGTCTCTAGTGTTCCAAAATTCTCTAGCCACTGAAAGTCTccaaacaatttttaaaacaaaacttaaGTTTATTCCATATTTAAACATCTAAGACCAGAATAGTCTCTCTATTTCATAGTTAATCCCACTGCCATCAGTGTCGTTGATTGTGTTTAACTGAGAGCACATCATTGCCTTGAAATATTTGCTTTAAACCAACTGCTGTTAAAAAATTCACAGCTCTATTTTGTACCTAGTGTTACAACATATTTAATGTGGAAAGAAAATTGCTCACTGTCATGAGTCTAACAACAGCTGGTCCAACTGAACAATTTAAGAATGAATTTGAACTGCCATACTTCTTCACTCCAAGTATAAGCTGGCTTTTTGTTATAGGAATTCAATTGCTGGATACAGTTACATTGAGATTAGAAAAGGCTTATGCAGGGCaaactttaaaatgtattttacctACATTAAACAAATGAACTGACCTCTGTGGTGGTGTCAGTTCAACCAGCACTTTACAACTGTaagagaagccattttggcatataacTGTATATGACATATGGAGTTTTAAGATGTCCCAATTTACTATCAGAATGATAATAAACACATTAGCATTCTGAACGAGTTACAGTAAAGTCAAAACAGAATTGGTCTCTTTCGGTTGTCCACATAGGATGCATATATATCCCACAGCACTGAtattgtaaaagaaaagaaaaaaatcatagTTCTGTTTGTTGGTGCTAGTACTATTTAATGTTTATGAGAAAAGATCAAACAAAAATGACTAATAGGCAAAACTGAGGGGAAATCTCACAGAGATGCAGTAAAACATTTGCATAAGATGAAAATATTTATTGCCTATATTGCAATAAATATACTATACTGTCCACCATCACTGTTCTTTTTTTCTATAAACAATGGAATGTTTCAACAAGCATCTCAGCAGGAAAGATAAAATGAAGTGTCTAAACCCTGGCGCTTCTAAGTATTGTTTTTCAGCAACTGTTCCCAACCATTCAGCAATATACTGATGAGTTTCCAAAGGTCTTTGTTTCCAAAATTAAGTTGTAAAGGAGTTTGGGGGCAGAGGGAGTTATAGCTTCCCTCCAAGCACACTAATTAATTCACTCCAATTTAATGATTTTGTGTTTATGGGCAGATACATAGTCCACTTTTTAATGAATAAGATGAAGTGAGCAGTGA
Proteins encoded in this window:
- the AKAP12 gene encoding A-kinase anchor protein 12 isoform X3; amino-acid sequence: METKPAESPDKSNIDVEQKDAEDADQQLPSEEEKVEEQAEPGESPSANDVGFKKVFKFVGFKFTVRKEKTEKAEPVQLLNVKADETEVLSEGAGDCKEIRLDTVEEETQSEVPYPVEKTEQETQTEQTKEEISPEKVTEGPVEAGSKETEIKSDGSKSPESPTSPLTNETASPLRKFFTQGWAGFRKRTSFRKPKEEEQQATEREMQEQEKGVIKEEATPTEESEKEKPIPDKEKAEVSIEASDAIVEREETKMIDVSTETHKEEAVAAFEQPSPQMSAESVDIEPSKSLNKIDLEENLEPAQKFQMALEHSPLASSEKKSELAAPLATEVFEGKTDQSAPTSPMPIETPEEHFEIVEAISEPKAPLATENFDDRPTEICTDVNTTVEKKEPKPAEKSKLVLEQFVETDVEIKGQATDEQLKVKESLVELANEPLKQTEPSSGDSATIKPLEVITNEVELLSSQERAKLQGSPLKKLFTSSSLKKLSAKKHKGRREEAKLGEAAEQAQQLSDSAESPEDPRGESSASSPEETTESVGKVTDAAQTTETEDGSTSDMERKRDIVTPWASFKKMVTPKKRVRRLSESDKEEELEKAKTATLSSTESAPCEEQDDIKENVEEQKLEKSIDEPKRKVDTSVSWEALICVGSSKKRTRKSSTSDEEVGQRLAQEGQKIDENGPNKETAPSMTITSSQESDQGQGGFSPEQAGSPSEGEGVSTWESFKRLVTPRRKSKTKMEERNEESSTAPSLEHYTSDGESGKEESWVSFKKLMPGRRKKKSDGIPEHAPVQEAGEEMTEIHEDDSDVPAVVPLSEYDAAEQEKFEAQKAKQDDLTKKTSDQSESTLIIEQSNEGLVHAVTVTMVEGERAVTSIEERSPSWISAAVTESIEHAKEDEEKHIDQISETGIVEEMVVVTKVMPEIQKEFSGDTLTSEAITAREEASGVEETAEVSCAEETTEMVSAVSRLTESPDTTEIVTPVQEVEESQQNLEELNKQTQEILQEVAERVKLSSEAQETILPEKIDKTGQETAMIFQEAEPPSKEEPEKTDIQVSESSQSQDEAKESSLKEALEKSNDICVEVKESSKETVSLDKTDESHDSKIEQEIVQEIIEKQTAEEEGFVIITVTPEEGPEVNVGDLVKEAKTNLKDAVEGGITDTGRAVDELAKISHEEKPQFSQKLEQVVNTIPDLEAKLVTAADEVKAPVQKEIKEAEPPCAEVFVLEAPIQSKITEVPVQNAVTEVSDLGMAKHATLGLLPGSTENVVVEACIQNKDTEVSVVTETHVQKVESKGQLQKPETNISMINEKLEPLHAETVEEDLPTRKVEVEVHKQNAETETHKQSVETDGHVKEVEMKFLEERVEAEKAELKEDLELPTKAEAVSPSEKEVEEHIKDTEAQISTEKAHAKLEADACTEKVDVKADVEKVEVEISKTQMEVQTSTDKGESEAPSEIMKVEDPIEKTKAAAEESNAPVCVEAITVKPDMKVQAEVPTEKAETVASSDQPDAKLDMETPVEKVDIESAVEIAKEKSEVEVPAKKLDAEDSAKKAKVASSVEKAEGDTILKEKTEAPIEKAAIKAGVEVFAEKEDAKVEVKFPSEKVHKEVFSEQSEEIMEAETTATKQQEVKEILKNVENEVSFNSEVEDTSDSLATSVKIIYDKASVISDKTEAPEQREMQDVSLSSELKCFDAVVTEELSKNEVKDDSPLVKTSTEQAVAERSVERGLVEVSTPDQNTVDVIQKDVADASHTLKLEGTEGIAVDVPESNELKDVTLVTATEGSVQNEKEDALTLGSKHTEAELIEDSTVKSEATVDSVKKEVENIELTTEEKFTGTVATEAVKTKVGDTLISDSGALSDVISEKKGESSVTEGSEAGINGVCVQSEVCPRKLPLETVLPLPQSATISDSSERRQALSEKVLVTETEKSTGKIELADADALGAAPVQQEMLTEQKEVITTDIPEVQSYGVHKSSVTVTAATAEEQVIAENVTVTETLTENLQSVLEEQKETTFKTVQQVSFAQPGLGALGPDKDTVSWSGKANSVVEEAVLAAVTCTKDDLIQKSVLDSSPEMKLQRLESSQEGEKKTPPERSPSLTHIEFQKDVVQSVTIESQSTKIVLKIIQNAVDTLEQTEELPSVSNQQSEPFLKSVNKSEIQESLQTGQILPVKGRGEKNLEIQPSTIILTQSAENQEAFKVAEEMPFVSDKSEDAKMKLMLQPDERSGTVTTLAQDPQSLNEIVKEIKQETDFQKENGEPKLHSAGDIATPTEIQRPAVEDTASGDLPKESLEVAQPRLTDVEAGQTVQIQQQFIEQQTPVKNKDDHSQSTGFVETYTEKDVNNQDYTISESPQLSLELTES
- the AKAP12 gene encoding A-kinase anchor protein 12 isoform X2, translating into MLGTITLTVGQRETANVILKEEPAENMETKPAESPDKSNIDVEQKDAEDADQQLPSEEEKVEEQAEPGESPSANDVGFKKVFKFVGFKFTVRKEKTEKAEPVQLLNVKADETEVLSEGAGDCKEIRLDTVEEETQSEVPYPVEKTEQETQTEQTKEEISPEKVTEGPVEAGSKETEIKSDGSKSPESPTSPLTNETASPLRKFFTQGWAGFRKRTSFRKPKEEEQQATEREMQEQEKGVIKEEATPTEESEKEKPIPDKEKAEVSIEASDAIVEREETKMIDVSTETHKEEAVAAFEQPSPQMSAESVDIEPSKSLNKIDLEENLEPAQKFQMALEHSPLASSEKKSELAAPLATEVFEGKTDQSAPTSPMPIETPEEHFEIVEAISEPKAPLATENFDDRPTEICTDVNTTVEKKEPKPAEKSKLVLEQFVETDVEIKGQATDEQLKVKESLVELANEPLKQTEPSSGDSATIKPLEVITNEVELLSSQERAKLQGSPLKKLFTSSSLKKLSAKKHKGRREEAKLGEAAEQAQQLSDSAESPEDPRGESSASSPEETTESVGKVTDAAQTTETEDGSTSDMERKRDIVTPWASFKKMVTPKKRVRRLSESDKEEELEKAKTATLSSTESAPCEEQDDIKENVEEQKLEKSIDEPKRKVDTSVSWEALICVGSSKKRTRKSSTSDEEVGQRLAQEGQKIDENGPNKETAPSMTITSSQESDQGQGGFSPEQAGSPSEGEGVSTWESFKRLVTPRRKSKTKMEERNEESSTAPSLEHYTSDGESGKEESWVSFKKLMPGRRKKKSDGIPEHAPVQEAGEEMTEIHEDDSDVPAVVPLSEYDAAEQEKFEAQKAKQDDLTKKTSDQSESTLIIEQSNEGLVHAVTVTMVEGERAVTSIEERSPSWISAAVTESIEHAKEDEEKHIDQISETGIVEEMVVVTKVMPEIQKEFSGDTLTSEAITAREEASGVEETAEVSCAEETTEMVSAVSRLTESPDTTEIVTPVQEVEESQQNLEELNKQTQEILQEVAERVKLSSEAQETILPEKIDKTGQETAMIFQEAEPPSKEEPEKTDIQVSESSQSQDEAKESSLKEALEKSNDICVEVKESSKETVSLDKTDESHDSKIEQEIVQEIIEKQTAEEEGFVIITVTPEEGPEVNVGDLVKEAKTNLKDAVEGGITDTGRAVDELAKISHEEKPQFSQKLEQVVNTIPDLEAKLVTAADEVKAPVQKEIKEAEPPCAEVFVLEAPIQSKITEVPVQNAVTEVSDLGMAKHATLGLLPGSTENVVVEACIQNKDTEVSVVTETHVQKVESKGQLQKPETNISMINEKLEPLHAETVEEDLPTRKVEVEVHKQNAETETHKQSVETDGHVKEVEMKFLEERVEAEKAELKEDLELPTKAEAVSPSEKEVEEHIKDTEAQISTEKAHAKLEADACTEKVDVKADVEKVEVEISKTQMEVQTSTDKGESEAPSEIMKVEDPIEKTKAAAEESNAPVCVEAITVKPDMKVQAEVPTEKAETVASSDQPDAKLDMETPVEKVDIESAVEIAKEKSEVEVPAKKLDAEDSAKKAKVASSVEKAEGDTILKEKTEAPIEKAAIKAGVEVFAEKEDAKVEVKFPSEKVHKEVFSEQSEEIMEAETTATKQQEVKEILKNVENEVSFNSEVEDTSDSLATSVKIIYDKASVISDKTEAPEQREMQDVSLSSELKCFDAVVTEELSKNEVKDDSPLVKTSTEQAVAERSVERGLVEVSTPDQNTVDVIQKDVADASHTLKLEGTEGIAVDVPESNELKDVTLVTATEGSVQNEKEDALTLGSKHTEAELIEDSTVKSEATVDSVKKEVENIELTTEEKFTGTVATEAVKTKVGDTLISDSGALSDVISEKKGESSVTEGSEAGINGVCVQSEVCPRKLPLETVLPLPQSATISDSSERRQALSEKVLVTETEKSTGKIELADADALGAAPVQQEMLTEQKEVITTDIPEVQSYGVHKSSVTVTAATAEEQVIAENVTVTETLTENLQSVLEEQKETTFKTVQQVSFAQPGLGALGPDKDTVSWSGKANSVVEEAVLAAVTCTKDDLIQKSVLDSSPEMKLQRLESSQEGEKKTPPERSPSLTHIEFQKDVVQSVTIESQSTKIVLKIIQNAVDTLEQTEELPSVSNQQSEPFLKSVNKSEIQESLQTGQILPVKGRGEKNLEIQPSTIILTQSAENQEAFKVAEEMPFVSDKSEDAKMKLMLQPDERSGTVTTLAQDPQSLNEIVKEIKQETDFQKENGEPKLHSAGDIATPTEIQRPAVEDTASGDLPKESLEVAQPRLTDVEAGQTVQIQQQFIEQQTPVKNKDDHSQSTGFVETYTEKDVNNQDYTISESPQLSLELTES